In Colwellia sp. PAMC 20917, a single genomic region encodes these proteins:
- a CDS encoding response regulator codes for MTQKNDEKEKRAAELVIANEELAFQNNEKEKRAAELVIANAELVFQNNEKEKRAAELVIASEELAFQNNEKEKRAAELVIANEELAFQNNEKEKRAAELVIANEELAFQNNEKEKRAAELVIANEELVFQNNEKEKRAAELVIANEELVFQNNEKEKRAAELVIANEELVFQNNEKEKRAAELVIANEVLAFQNNEKEKRAAELVIANEELVFQNNEKEKRAAELVIANEVLAFQNNEKEKRAAELVIANEVLAFESKKKALFEHQLQLQRSQRLESLGVLSGGIAHDFNNILGIIIGNCELIKMNVETATRNIPKIAAAAERGAGLCRQMMVYAGNTPLTITNVDMVVQVDEAICMLKEVISPNAVIKTKVSSEISMVKGDISQLYQVIMNLIINASEAIGTEQGKVDVLLSMYRVIEGETVKDYHDQLIPTGEYLCLEVTDNGGGMDEETKEKVFEPFYTTKFTGRGLGMSAVLGIIKSHAGALQLFSQLGQGTTFKIYLPALSNEHNESDKERSSVHSVSWKGSGTLLLVEDDENIRPLAKEFLEILGYTILEAVNGKEALKMYKNNATEINLVFTDMGMPVMDGYELFEKLKKIKPELPIVVSSGFGDTEISTKLGRDRVAGIVSKPYSIDKLREVMKGLVL; via the coding sequence GTGACTCAAAAAAATGATGAGAAAGAGAAACGTGCCGCTGAGCTAGTCATCGCCAACGAAGAACTTGCCTTTCAAAATAATGAGAAAGAAAAACGTGCCGCTGAGCTAGTTATCGCCAATGCAGAGCTTGTCTTTCAAAATAATGAAAAAGAAAAACGTGCCGCTGAGCTAGTCATCGCCAGCGAAGAACTTGCCTTTCAAAATAATGAAAAAGAAAAACGTGCCGCTGAGCTAGTCATTGCCAACGAAGAACTTGCCTTTCAAAATAATGAAAAAGAGAAACGTGCCGCTGAGCTAGTCATCGCCAATGAAGAACTTGCCTTTCAAAATAATGAAAAAGAAAAACGTGCCGCTGAGCTAGTCATTGCCAACGAAGAACTTGTCTTTCAAAATAATGAAAAAGAAAAACGTGCCGCTGAGCTAGTCATTGCCAACGAAGAACTTGTCTTTCAAAATAATGAAAAAGAAAAACGTGCCGCTGAGCTAGTCATCGCCAATGAAGAACTTGTCTTTCAAAATAATGAAAAAGAAAAACGTGCCGCTGAGCTAGTCATCGCCAATGAAGTACTTGCCTTTCAAAATAATGAAAAAGAAAAACGTGCCGCTGAGCTAGTCATCGCCAACGAAGAACTTGTCTTTCAAAATAATGAGAAAGAGAAACGTGCCGCTGAGCTAGTCATCGCCAACGAAGTACTTGCCTTTCAAAATAATGAAAAAGAAAAACGTGCCGCTGAGCTAGTCATCGCCAATGAAGTACTTGCTTTTGAAAGTAAAAAGAAAGCTTTATTCGAACATCAACTCCAACTTCAACGTTCTCAAAGATTGGAGAGCCTAGGTGTATTGTCTGGAGGTATAGCCCACGACTTCAATAACATTCTTGGAATCATCATTGGTAATTGCGAACTGATAAAGATGAACGTAGAAACTGCCACTCGGAATATCCCTAAAATAGCAGCAGCTGCTGAACGAGGAGCAGGACTCTGTCGCCAGATGATGGTATACGCAGGTAATACTCCACTCACTATAACTAATGTCGATATGGTGGTACAGGTAGACGAAGCCATCTGCATGCTCAAAGAAGTCATTTCCCCAAATGCAGTTATCAAAACCAAAGTTTCAAGCGAAATTTCTATGGTAAAAGGGGATATCAGTCAACTCTATCAGGTAATCATGAACCTGATAATAAACGCATCAGAAGCTATCGGCACAGAGCAAGGTAAAGTCGATGTACTGCTCTCTATGTATAGAGTTATAGAGGGGGAAACTGTTAAAGATTACCACGACCAGTTAATTCCCACAGGTGAATATCTTTGTCTGGAAGTAACAGATAATGGCGGTGGTATGGATGAAGAAACAAAAGAGAAAGTATTTGAACCATTCTACACAACTAAATTTACAGGACGTGGACTTGGAATGTCAGCAGTTCTTGGGATCATAAAATCACATGCTGGCGCTTTACAACTGTTCAGCCAGTTGGGACAAGGCACAACCTTCAAAATATACCTGCCTGCCCTATCAAATGAACACAATGAGAGCGACAAAGAAAGATCTTCTGTACATTCAGTATCATGGAAGGGAAGCGGCACATTACTTTTAGTAGAGGATGATGAGAATATACGCCCTCTTGCAAAAGAATTTCTTGAAATACTAGGTTACACTATTCTGGAGGCAGTGAACGGCAAGGAAGCATTGAAAATGTACAAAAATAACGCAACAGAAATAAACCTTGTTTTTACTGACATGGGGATGCCAGTGATGGATGGTTATGAGTTGTTCGAAAAACTGAAGAAGATTAAGCCAGAACTCCCTATCGTTGTCTCGAGTGGTTTTGGTGATACTGAAATCAGTACGAAGTTAGGGCGTGACCGTGTTGCAGGTATTGTTAGTAAGCCTTACAGCATCGATAAGTTGCGTGAGGTAATGAAAGGCCTTGTCCTTTGA
- a CDS encoding metal-dependent hydrolase has translation MDSLTQAVLGGAVGYAVLGNKVGPKAAIYGAVLGTLPDLDVFLPYSGDVEAFTYHRGFSHSLLVHLLISPLIAWLITKCHQATAIYKKHWFVLVFLCLSTHGVLDSFTVYGTQLLWPITEYPFAVSNLFIIDPMYTLPLLFAFIVIFLPRVKPASALKINTFALTISTLYICWSLVAKLYIDDKVTTALNERQIKTHHYLSTPAPFSTLLWRVLVMSDGQYYEGYVSVFDSASEVSLEAYQSSDSLLTNLKDEWDVQRLQWFTKGFYSVKQAEQYIVLSDLRMGVECSYVFNFIVGEQTSMGIVKSHAEKVSARPDFSMLGSVWQRIWDPSVSLSPRRENGVCVNSKN, from the coding sequence ATGGATTCATTAACACAAGCTGTCTTGGGCGGCGCGGTCGGCTATGCGGTATTAGGTAATAAAGTTGGTCCTAAAGCAGCTATTTATGGTGCCGTTTTAGGAACATTGCCTGACTTAGATGTATTCTTACCCTATAGCGGTGATGTTGAAGCTTTTACCTACCATCGAGGATTTAGCCACTCGTTATTAGTACATTTGCTCATTAGCCCTTTAATTGCCTGGTTAATAACCAAATGTCATCAAGCTACAGCCATTTATAAGAAACACTGGTTTGTGTTGGTATTTTTGTGCTTATCTACTCATGGGGTTTTGGACAGCTTCACTGTTTACGGTACGCAATTGCTTTGGCCTATTACTGAATATCCCTTTGCGGTCTCTAATTTGTTTATCATTGATCCCATGTATACCTTACCGCTATTGTTTGCGTTTATTGTTATTTTTCTGCCCAGAGTTAAACCGGCAAGTGCTTTAAAAATCAATACTTTTGCATTAACGATAAGTACACTTTATATCTGTTGGTCTTTGGTGGCAAAGCTTTATATAGACGATAAAGTCACCACAGCGTTGAACGAACGACAGATAAAAACACATCATTATTTGAGTACACCTGCGCCTTTTTCTACGCTACTTTGGCGGGTATTGGTTATGTCTGATGGTCAATATTATGAGGGCTATGTCTCTGTGTTTGACTCAGCATCGGAGGTAAGTCTGGAAGCTTATCAATCGTCAGACTCTCTGCTTACTAATCTTAAAGATGAATGGGATGTACAACGACTACAATGGTTCACGAAAGGCTTTTATTCAGTAAAACAAGCAGAGCAGTATATTGTTTTATCTGATTTACGCATGGGTGTGGAATGTAGTTATGTGTTTAATTTTATTGTTGGCGAGCAAACGAGTATGGGTATTGTTAAGAGTCATGCTGAGAAGGTAAGTGCTAGGCCTGATTTTAGTATGCTTGGTAGTGTTTGGCAGCGAATTTGGGATCCATCAGTTTCTTTGTCACCTCGAAGAGAAAACGGTGTTTGTGTTAACAGTAAAAATTAA
- a CDS encoding HD domain-containing phosphohydrolase, which yields MKVTNQLIKETSKQFSTHILNSGMQCGINQDITDPQGKRVFLKAGTEITEKIRLKLTNLQQEGIIGHEDVISLKEDTSNEDLLAPILDLAKTNPVINNFQLKETLATIGDFIKGGSIPKKITDHLSIFSHLNPSAYKNTLINLVFGTHIGKANNYSPTELTELISVLFFENIGYARLNNTMKDAKLVHPILSKEIVRLAGLESKLVLESIEQHEEKLDGSGYPKKLTQIHEYAQISQIANQYSQITRKSKNINTAIGELYLLAEGFDFRTSQKTQAIYSYHLQRPLLAIMQESIQTDTHQQAYGNHLYDQLSKVIKWTNTLNANNPEMNFIQAKLRSTLWVSESSQQPFQIKREELKDNQVCKMFINDARRLVLQISQFANYFNQILHYPIKIDNISTNKEYFLKLINPII from the coding sequence GTGAAAGTAACTAATCAACTTATTAAAGAAACATCCAAACAGTTTTCAACTCATATTTTAAATTCTGGAATGCAATGCGGCATCAATCAAGATATTACCGACCCTCAAGGAAAAAGAGTTTTTTTAAAAGCGGGGACTGAAATTACGGAAAAAATCCGTTTAAAATTAACTAACTTGCAACAAGAGGGGATCATTGGCCATGAAGATGTAATTTCTCTTAAAGAAGATACCAGTAATGAAGATTTATTAGCGCCGATCCTAGACTTAGCCAAAACAAACCCTGTGATAAATAACTTTCAGCTAAAAGAAACACTGGCAACTATTGGTGACTTTATAAAAGGTGGTTCAATTCCAAAGAAAATTACTGATCACCTCAGTATATTTTCACACCTAAACCCCTCTGCATACAAAAATACTCTAATCAATTTAGTATTTGGCACCCATATCGGTAAAGCAAACAACTATTCTCCAACCGAATTAACTGAACTGATCTCTGTTTTGTTTTTTGAAAATATTGGTTACGCAAGACTTAACAATACAATGAAAGATGCAAAGTTAGTTCACCCTATCTTGAGTAAAGAAATAGTGAGACTTGCGGGCTTAGAGAGTAAGTTAGTCTTAGAATCGATAGAACAGCATGAAGAGAAATTGGATGGCTCTGGTTACCCAAAAAAGTTAACACAAATTCATGAATACGCTCAAATTTCACAAATAGCGAATCAATATTCTCAGATCACTAGAAAAAGTAAAAATATTAACACGGCCATCGGAGAGCTTTATTTGTTAGCCGAAGGATTTGATTTTAGGACCAGTCAAAAAACGCAGGCTATTTATTCTTATCACTTACAAAGGCCCCTATTAGCAATAATGCAAGAAAGTATACAAACAGATACCCATCAGCAAGCCTACGGAAACCATTTATACGACCAATTATCAAAAGTCATAAAATGGACAAACACCTTAAATGCAAACAACCCAGAAATGAATTTTATTCAAGCTAAACTTAGGAGCACATTATGGGTGTCAGAATCATCACAGCAGCCATTCCAAATAAAAAGAGAAGAGCTTAAAGATAATCAAGTTTGTAAAATGTTTATCAATGACGCTCGAAGATTAGTACTGCAAATTTCACAATTTGCCAATTATTTCAATCAGATACTCCATTACCCGATTAAAATTGATAATATATCAACCAATAAAGAATATTTTTTAAAGTTAATAAATCCAATAATTTAA
- a CDS encoding PAS domain-containing protein: MIKSLIYIGDYFPYCLTIVNVSDKTNRSCIYANKIFQENTGYTAGESIGRNLSYLQGELTSQDTTEFMRGCFNQNVACVQDIINYKKDGSPFLNRLLMLPINDHSTGDLYYIGIQNDVTKKKGLNYNNKSLRIVNNGEIRHVVNNPLQIILGNFEIALMKSTSSAEIDLVAKRLSSTFNRINEFALNIESLSDFADFDAKLY, translated from the coding sequence GTGATTAAGAGTCTGATATATATTGGTGATTATTTCCCATATTGCCTGACAATTGTAAATGTAAGCGATAAAACTAATCGTTCTTGTATTTATGCAAATAAAATATTTCAAGAGAACACGGGTTACACCGCTGGTGAAAGCATAGGTCGAAACCTTTCGTATTTACAAGGAGAGCTGACATCCCAAGATACAACCGAATTTATGAGAGGCTGTTTTAACCAAAATGTCGCTTGTGTCCAAGATATTATTAATTACAAAAAAGATGGTTCTCCCTTTCTTAATCGTCTTTTAATGCTTCCTATAAACGATCATTCCACTGGCGATTTATATTATATAGGCATCCAGAATGACGTGACAAAAAAAAAGGGACTTAACTATAATAACAAATCTTTAAGAATTGTTAATAACGGCGAAATTCGTCATGTTGTGAATAACCCTCTCCAGATTATTTTAGGGAATTTTGAAATTGCGTTAATGAAATCAACTTCATCAGCAGAAATTGATTTAGTCGCTAAGAGGCTTTCTTCAACATTTAATAGAATCAATGAGTTTGCATTAAATATTGAAAGTTTATCAGACTTTGCTGATTTCGATGCTAAGTTGTATTAG
- a CDS encoding response regulator, with protein MKKLVYFLDDEIFLGEIFQEYFETENIDIGVFNHPKEAIEACISNPPDIMLIDYRLPEMTGLEVAQFIDDKIIKILMTGDFVVPVNDLFKLTINKPYKLEDLKSIILGEDIYN; from the coding sequence ATGAAAAAATTAGTTTACTTTCTTGATGATGAAATTTTCTTAGGTGAAATATTTCAAGAATATTTTGAAACAGAAAATATTGACATTGGGGTCTTTAATCACCCTAAAGAAGCAATTGAGGCGTGTATTTCAAATCCACCTGATATTATGCTTATAGATTATCGTTTACCTGAAATGACAGGATTAGAAGTTGCTCAATTCATTGACGATAAAATTATTAAGATTTTGATGACGGGGGATTTTGTAGTTCCGGTAAATGATTTATTTAAGCTTACGATTAATAAACCTTATAAATTAGAAGATTTAAAGTCAATTATTTTAGGTGAAGACATATATAATTAG
- a CDS encoding PAS domain-containing sensor histidine kinase, with the protein MNDIYIKSSYEKLFDMSLDMLSIANTEGYFVEVNPSFHRVLGYSTEYLLSIPFLNLVHPDDVTKTLELFSNLKMGQTVFEFENRYKHIEGHYIDFSWTASVDTNKGLIYAVARDITERVKLKSRLKQIESALYEKAIIGITDAKGIIVDVNDNFCEISGYSKSELIGKTHKIINSGHHSSDFFDNMWATIAKGKVWSGTIKNITKKGTFYYVYSIITPVFDNENRITNYLAIRHDVTDSINNAHELSKTLKILSETSAIAKVGGWELNVKSGELTWTDETFAILEVDNKKDKCPILPEGLQLFVPEHQPIIENAVNRAIEYGEPYNLELKGLTAKGNIKWVSTNGKPNYENGEVVTISGTIQDIHLRKTTELLYDQERQKSIQSSKLASLGELAASVAHEINNPLGIISTYTEALINLPYQKEKTDKKLSVIQKSTERISHIVKSLKKFSSTDDVNTKVALKLSTIVTEAIILIAPKLKRENINIIYELNDRHLIYANEIEIEQVIINLMSNAIYAIKDLKEKWIEINTRDIDNAVELSVKDSGKGLPKDIQTKMFEPFYTSKSLGDGTGLGLSITKGILDDHNASIWLDLNSPNTCFIIKFLKFEE; encoded by the coding sequence ATGAATGATATTTATATTAAAAGTAGTTATGAAAAACTTTTTGATATGTCTTTAGATATGCTAAGTATTGCTAATACCGAGGGATACTTCGTAGAAGTAAACCCATCGTTTCATCGTGTTTTAGGTTATTCAACAGAGTATTTACTATCAATACCATTTTTAAACTTGGTTCATCCTGATGATGTAACAAAAACACTGGAACTATTTTCAAATTTAAAAATGGGACAAACGGTTTTTGAATTTGAAAATCGTTATAAACATATTGAAGGTCATTATATCGACTTTAGCTGGACTGCATCTGTTGATACGAATAAAGGTTTAATTTATGCCGTAGCTCGAGACATTACCGAACGAGTAAAGTTAAAAAGTCGCCTAAAACAAATAGAATCCGCATTGTATGAAAAAGCAATCATAGGTATTACCGATGCAAAGGGTATTATCGTAGATGTTAATGATAATTTTTGCGAGATTTCTGGCTATTCAAAAAGTGAACTTATTGGTAAAACGCATAAGATAATTAACTCAGGACATCATTCATCTGATTTCTTTGACAACATGTGGGCTACTATTGCTAAAGGAAAGGTTTGGTCTGGGACTATCAAAAATATAACGAAAAAGGGCACGTTTTATTATGTTTACAGTATTATTACCCCTGTTTTTGATAATGAAAACCGCATCACTAATTATTTGGCTATACGACATGATGTTACTGACTCAATCAATAATGCGCATGAATTATCGAAAACACTGAAAATACTGAGTGAAACAAGTGCAATAGCCAAGGTGGGAGGTTGGGAATTAAATGTTAAAAGTGGTGAATTAACATGGACAGATGAAACCTTTGCTATTCTCGAAGTAGATAATAAAAAAGATAAATGTCCTATTTTGCCTGAAGGTTTACAATTATTTGTACCTGAACATCAACCGATAATAGAAAATGCAGTTAATCGAGCGATTGAATACGGTGAACCATATAACTTAGAGCTTAAAGGTTTAACCGCTAAAGGTAATATTAAATGGGTGTCTACTAATGGCAAACCTAATTATGAAAATGGAGAAGTAGTTACAATATCAGGAACGATACAAGACATTCATCTAAGAAAAACTACTGAATTATTATACGATCAAGAAAGACAAAAAAGCATTCAATCTTCCAAATTAGCCTCTTTGGGGGAGTTAGCAGCAAGTGTCGCTCATGAGATAAATAATCCGTTGGGTATTATTTCTACTTACACTGAGGCGTTAATAAACCTTCCCTATCAGAAAGAAAAAACTGACAAAAAACTTAGCGTCATTCAAAAGTCAACTGAACGTATTAGCCACATAGTAAAAAGTTTGAAGAAATTTTCTAGTACAGATGATGTAAATACAAAAGTGGCACTAAAACTATCCACTATTGTCACCGAGGCTATTATTTTAATAGCACCGAAACTTAAAAGAGAAAATATAAATATCATTTACGAGCTAAACGATCGACACTTAATTTACGCTAATGAAATAGAAATAGAACAAGTGATCATAAATTTAATGTCTAACGCTATCTATGCCATTAAGGATCTTAAAGAAAAATGGATTGAAATAAATACACGGGATATTGATAATGCGGTAGAACTATCTGTTAAAGATTCAGGCAAAGGACTGCCAAAAGATATACAAACTAAAATGTTTGAACCATTTTATACTTCTAAATCTTTAGGGGATGGAACAGGGCTAGGTTTATCAATAACGAAAGGTATTTTAGATGATCACAATGCATCAATTTGGCTAGACTTAAACTCACCCAATACTTGTTTTATTATTAAATTTTTAAAATTTGAAGAGTAG
- a CDS encoding prohibitin family protein — MITVAIAVTLFFSSVYTVNEGHIGIVKRFSEAKEQVNPGLHFKVPFIDSVEEIEVRTRKNEEKMASSTKEQMPVTVIVSVNWTVDKTAALELFRQYGGLKQFENRILDPRFRSATKDVIPQYDAEKLIQDRASAIQAIEASFIEEMKDFPVTVDNIQIENIQLPAKYLTSIETKQTEKNLADAEKHKLARQNLEAQRDVNTAKAKADGIKLVAIAEAESIRIKGLAEAEAITAKAKALGNNPLIVKLTEAQNWDGKLPATILGSSNMPILDMRAK, encoded by the coding sequence ATAATAACGGTGGCGATTGCTGTCACCCTCTTTTTCAGCTCTGTTTACACGGTCAATGAAGGACATATCGGCATTGTTAAGCGATTCAGTGAAGCCAAAGAGCAGGTTAACCCGGGTTTACACTTTAAAGTGCCTTTTATTGATAGCGTTGAAGAGATAGAAGTCAGAACACGTAAAAATGAAGAAAAAATGGCATCAAGTACTAAAGAGCAAATGCCAGTAACTGTTATTGTTTCAGTTAACTGGACGGTAGACAAGACAGCTGCACTTGAACTTTTTCGCCAATACGGTGGTTTAAAGCAATTTGAAAACAGAATTCTTGATCCTCGTTTTAGATCTGCCACTAAAGATGTTATCCCACAGTACGATGCAGAGAAATTAATACAAGATAGAGCAAGTGCTATTCAAGCGATTGAAGCAAGCTTTATCGAAGAAATGAAAGACTTTCCTGTTACTGTTGATAACATCCAAATTGAAAATATTCAATTACCAGCTAAGTACTTAACTTCTATTGAAACTAAGCAAACAGAAAAAAATCTGGCTGATGCGGAGAAACATAAACTAGCACGTCAAAATTTAGAAGCGCAACGTGACGTAAATACGGCAAAAGCAAAAGCAGACGGTATTAAGCTCGTTGCTATAGCAGAAGCTGAATCTATTCGAATTAAAGGCTTAGCTGAAGCTGAAGCGATTACGGCTAAAGCTAAAGCACTGGGTAACAACCCTTTAATTGTTAAGCTAACAGAGGCTCAAAACTGGGATGGCAAGCTTCCAGCGACAATTTTAGGCAGTAGTAATATGCCAATATTAGATATGAGAGCAAAATAA
- a CDS encoding 2OG-Fe(II) oxygenase has translation MNLAQITYSGGDSSLFESISNDIVEKGYSIRPYALPEELTHLLLNHIIELPTEKFKRAGIGRAKDHMINDFIRTDEISWITSNNQASCAWITWAESLQAYLNRRLFLGLFSFESHFAHYAKGDFYKKHKDAFKGEGNRVLSVVVYLNQHWSADDGGELVIYDKKIPASAVVDNSKIKVLPSFGTIVVFLSEEFPHEVLPAKRDRFSIAGWFRLNNSIDNNIDPPN, from the coding sequence TTGAACCTAGCTCAAATAACTTACTCTGGTGGTGACTCATCACTGTTCGAGTCAATATCCAATGATATTGTTGAAAAGGGCTATAGCATTCGTCCTTATGCTCTGCCTGAAGAATTAACCCATCTGTTATTAAATCATATTATTGAGTTACCTACTGAAAAATTCAAACGTGCTGGAATAGGTCGTGCCAAAGATCATATGATTAATGATTTTATACGGACAGATGAAATAAGCTGGATAACCAGTAACAATCAAGCCAGTTGTGCTTGGATAACGTGGGCCGAGTCACTGCAAGCTTATCTTAATCGCCGTTTGTTTCTAGGATTGTTTTCTTTTGAAAGTCATTTTGCTCATTATGCTAAAGGCGATTTTTATAAAAAGCACAAAGATGCTTTTAAAGGTGAGGGTAATCGGGTGCTATCTGTTGTTGTCTACCTTAATCAGCATTGGTCCGCTGATGATGGAGGAGAATTAGTGATTTATGATAAAAAGATACCAGCCTCAGCGGTTGTTGATAACAGTAAAATTAAAGTATTGCCCAGCTTTGGTACGATAGTTGTGTTTTTAAGCGAAGAGTTTCCGCATGAAGTATTACCTGCTAAGCGCGATAGATTCTCTATAGCAGGGTGGTTCCGCTTAAACAACAGCATTGACAATAATATAGATCCGCCAAATTAA